In a single window of the Candidatus Zixiibacteriota bacterium genome:
- a CDS encoding adenine methyltransferase, with translation MVQTGFTHDNVNNKTVEWYTPKWVFDSLGLIFDLDPCYPELYAPSWIPVRKTYNKTDDGLSKEWVGNVWLNPPYGPHTKTWLKKLYNHGQGIALVFARTDCRWFQDICIHADGILFLRGRIKFVDGYGKTGGSGAGSGSMLVAWGRDNAQRLYALKDLGFFVNTRGQI, from the coding sequence ATGGTTCAGACAGGTTTTACACATGATAACGTAAATAATAAAACAGTCGAATGGTACACACCAAAATGGGTCTTTGATAGCTTAGGTCTTATTTTCGATTTAGACCCATGTTACCCCGAACTATACGCACCATCGTGGATACCCGTTCGAAAAACATATAACAAAACGGACGACGGCTTATCAAAAGAATGGGTAGGGAACGTATGGCTTAATCCGCCGTATGGCCCCCACACAAAAACCTGGTTGAAGAAATTATATAACCATGGGCAGGGGATTGCTCTCGTATTCGCACGAACCGATTGTCGATGGTTCCAAGATATCTGCATACACGCCGATGGTATTCTCTTTTTACGTGGCAGAATAAAGTTTGTTGACGGTTACGGGAAAACGGGTGGGTCTGGCGCGGGCAGTGGGTCAATGTTGGTAGCTTGGGGCAGAGACAACGCACAAAGACTGTACGCCCTAAAGGACTTGGGGTTCTTTGTGAACACGAGGGGGCAAATATGA